In Neorhizobium sp. NCHU2750, a single genomic region encodes these proteins:
- a CDS encoding OmpW family protein codes for MASSIGRYSRWVAGLGAVFFAFGAAAADLTPAPVAPAPVTTDVDSQSPWMIRVRALGVVTHDSGSVAGAPGVGLKYSDTVVPEFDVSYFFTDNIAAELILGTTYANIKTTGALGEIPVGKSWLLPPTLTLQYHFTNMGNFRPYVGAGINYSLFYNQSNKDGFHNLDVDNHFGYALQAGFDYMIDKHWGVNVDVKKIFLKTNWSADSDALGSLHGKAKIDPWLIGAGVTYRF; via the coding sequence ATGGCTAGCAGCATTGGCAGATATTCTCGTTGGGTGGCGGGTTTGGGTGCCGTTTTCTTCGCGTTCGGGGCAGCAGCTGCCGATTTGACGCCCGCTCCCGTGGCTCCCGCGCCGGTTACGACCGATGTCGATTCGCAGAGCCCGTGGATGATCCGCGTTCGCGCGCTCGGCGTCGTCACGCATGATTCGGGTTCGGTAGCCGGTGCGCCGGGCGTCGGCCTGAAATATTCGGATACGGTCGTTCCGGAATTCGATGTCAGCTACTTCTTCACCGACAATATCGCAGCGGAACTGATCCTCGGCACGACCTATGCCAATATCAAGACGACAGGCGCTCTCGGCGAAATTCCGGTCGGCAAGTCCTGGCTGCTGCCACCAACCCTGACATTGCAATATCACTTCACCAATATGGGCAATTTCAGGCCCTATGTCGGTGCAGGCATCAACTACTCGCTCTTCTACAATCAGTCGAACAAGGATGGTTTCCACAATCTTGATGTGGACAATCACTTCGGTTACGCGCTGCAGGCCGGCTTCGACTACATGATCGACAAGCACTGGGGTGTGAACGTCGATGTCAAGAAGATCTTCCTCAAGACCAACTGGTCGGCTGACAGCGATGCGCTCGGTTCGCTTCACGGCAAGGCCAAGATCGATCCGTGGCTTATCGGTGCCGGTGTGACCTACCGTTTCTAA
- the odc2 gene encoding ornithine/lysine decarboxylase, protein MTTARILDFIKTRRPEGPCLVVDLDVVRDNFHAFRHALPDSAIYYAVKANPEPAILKMLASLGSSFDCASVAEIQMALDAGATADRISFGNTIKKERDIARAHALGVGLFAVDSHEEVEKISRAAPGAKVFCRVLTDGEGAEWPLSRKFGCVPQMAVDVLVYAHQLGLESYGVSFHVGSQMTKVDAWDSALADAKRVFAQLAKQGIVLQMVNMGGGFPTKYLRDIPKAEEYGQAISASLRKHFGNNLPKTIIEPGRGMVGNAGVIKAEVVLVSRKSDNDNHRWVFLDIGKFGGLAETMDEAIRYPIRTERDGDEMEPCVLAGPTCDSADVMYEKNMYPLPLTLSIGDEVLIEGTGAYTTTYSAVAFNGFEPLKAYVI, encoded by the coding sequence ATGACCACTGCTCGCATCCTCGACTTCATCAAGACCCGACGTCCGGAAGGCCCGTGCCTCGTTGTCGATCTCGACGTCGTTCGCGACAATTTCCACGCCTTCCGTCACGCCCTGCCGGACAGCGCTATCTACTATGCGGTCAAGGCAAACCCGGAACCGGCAATCCTGAAGATGCTCGCCTCTCTCGGCTCGAGCTTCGATTGCGCATCCGTCGCCGAAATCCAGATGGCGCTCGATGCCGGTGCGACCGCCGACCGCATCTCCTTCGGCAACACGATCAAGAAGGAACGCGACATCGCCCGTGCGCATGCGCTCGGCGTCGGTCTCTTCGCCGTCGACAGCCATGAGGAAGTCGAGAAGATTTCCCGTGCTGCTCCCGGTGCCAAGGTATTCTGCCGCGTGCTGACCGATGGCGAAGGCGCCGAATGGCCGCTTTCGCGCAAGTTCGGCTGCGTGCCGCAGATGGCCGTTGACGTTCTCGTCTACGCCCATCAGCTTGGTCTCGAAAGCTACGGCGTGTCCTTCCATGTCGGTTCGCAGATGACCAAGGTCGATGCCTGGGATTCGGCTCTGGCCGATGCCAAGCGCGTCTTCGCACAGCTGGCCAAGCAGGGCATCGTCCTGCAGATGGTCAACATGGGCGGCGGCTTCCCGACCAAGTATCTGCGCGACATCCCGAAGGCTGAGGAATACGGTCAGGCGATCTCGGCTTCGCTGCGCAAGCATTTCGGCAACAACCTGCCGAAGACGATCATCGAGCCGGGTCGCGGCATGGTCGGTAATGCTGGCGTGATCAAGGCGGAAGTCGTTCTCGTGTCGCGCAAGTCGGACAATGACAACCATCGCTGGGTCTTCCTCGACATCGGCAAGTTCGGCGGTCTCGCCGAAACCATGGACGAGGCCATCCGCTACCCGATCCGCACCGAGCGTGACGGCGACGAGATGGAGCCTTGCGTGCTTGCCGGCCCGACCTGCGATTCGGCCGACGTGATGTACGAGAAGAACATGTATCCGCTGCCGCTCACCCTTTCGATCGGCGACGAAGTTCTGATCGAAGGCACCGGCGCCTATACGACGACCTACTCGGCCGTCGCCTTCAACGGCTTCGAGCCGCTCAAGGCCTACGTCATCTGA
- a CDS encoding N-acetyltransferase: MATVLDSVRAFFAPASTYTIDAENSADVVARETLLDRAMGADRRKKSSEKIRRNRLPAEGLALVARDGAGHVIGTVRLWNVEAGISPEGTPIDALLLGPLAVDAAHEGKGIGGALMRAAITEAHKRGHGAILLVGDAAYYERFGFFATKAAHLVMPGPFQRDRFLALELKAGWLDGAAGMIVASGRKLA; this comes from the coding sequence ATGGCCACTGTTCTTGATTCTGTACGCGCATTCTTTGCGCCCGCTTCCACCTACACGATCGATGCCGAGAATTCGGCCGACGTGGTTGCCCGCGAAACCCTGCTCGATCGCGCCATGGGCGCCGATCGCCGCAAGAAGTCGTCGGAAAAGATCCGTCGCAATCGCCTGCCGGCCGAAGGCCTGGCGCTGGTCGCCCGCGACGGCGCCGGTCATGTCATCGGCACGGTGCGCCTGTGGAATGTCGAAGCCGGCATTTCGCCGGAAGGCACGCCGATCGATGCCTTGCTGCTCGGTCCGCTGGCTGTCGATGCCGCCCATGAGGGCAAGGGTATCGGCGGTGCCCTGATGCGGGCTGCGATCACCGAGGCGCACAAGCGCGGCCACGGCGCGATCCTGCTCGTCGGCGATGCCGCCTATTACGAGCGCTTCGGCTTCTTTGCCACAAAAGCTGCCCACCTCGTCATGCCAGGCCCGTTCCAGCGCGACCGTTTCCTGGCGCTGGAACTGAAGGCCGGCTGGCTCGACGGTGCGGCGGGCATGATCGTTGCAAGTGGACGCAAGCTGGCCTGA